The genomic segment GACAATCCAGTAAAGTTGGCTTCAATCCTAGCTAGATCCATATTCACCTGAGCAAAGCGAACAACACCAAAAATATCTGGACCTTTGAATTCAGCAACAGCAGCAGACACTAAAAAGTCTGAAATGCAGAGCATGAGGTAAGTTACTTGAGAAACTGAAATCAAATTTTGACAAGACACCATGCTGCAACGggctgggggggggggggggggggggggtggtgttgccacaaaaaaatgaatgagGATTACACTGATGAACTAAACAAAACAGCTATGGTTGCCAAGAGTGTCTTAATAAGATAATGGCTCACAATCAAAGATCTGGTttgtcttattcttttaattactatttggtttatttgagataatttataaaatattttttttttataatttcatcttgaTTCAACTTTTCATTAGTCGAATTTGATGTCCATTCTTTTAAtgcactttttttattaaaaaaaattaataaataactttttacaGCATagccaaacactaaaaaaatattttctaacttatttttatggGACTAccaaacatagaaaataatCAACTTTACATGAAAACCATTAGTCGAAAGAAAACTACTTCCAGCAAATAAAAGAGGCTACTATATGCCATGGAAAACGACCCTCATGCTCAAGACTCCTTGTTTGGAAATCAGGttcgaaaaaaatataaagtgcaCTTCAGAAAAGCACACCGCTTGAGATGGTATGTGAATATTAAagttgcatataaaaaaaaaatacggaAGGGGATATCAAAGTTGCATATAAAAGAACTGACAATTCAGTTAACCAACCTTCAGGGATCCCTTGGCCAATTAATCTAGCATTTCGACCTGTCTGCTCTAAAGCTTCAGTCATAGTATTCACTGGAGACGACCCGAGGATTCTCACCACTTGATTCGCCAAATCAACCTCCACATTCTTCACTCCTAATTGTTTTTCCCACAATGGAAAACAAAACACAACACTataagaagaacaagaaaaactcCATTTCATACTAGTCAATGATTGTGTATTTAAAAATTGGAGTCACGACATACCATTAACACTTTGTAACTTATTCTTTACTGAATTAACACAGCCCTCACACTTCATATCCACCATAAATTCTGTCTGTTTATCAAAACAAGCTCACAAATTTCAATCAACAGaggtcaacaaaaaaaatcaatgaacaaTCAAATAAACACCCAAAtgaaaaaactatcaaataaaagTCAAAGACGAAACGGGAAATAATGAATAGTTTTTAACTTACAAATAACTCAGGCAGGGTTACATTATcctggaaaaaaaaggataaaagatTCAGACTTTAAACCTTAATATGAAAGATTTTGATACAAAAAGAAATGGGTAGATAATAAATTTCAACCTGTGACATGGACATGTGATTCGATGCAGGTGTTTCCATGTTAAGGGCAGAAGGAGGCTGAGTCAAATTCTTTACAAGGCCAGAGGcagttgaggagagaagagaagatgatGGGGACAGAAAAGAGAGGTTTCGGGGTTTGGGATATGGAGAAGAAGTAGATATAGATGAGAGAGCAGAGGCATCAGGTAAAGCAGAGGCAGGTATGGCAACCTTTGTTGTGTTTGTTACTGACCTGAGAAAAGCCATTTTATTTGTGGGTTTTTGATTCTCTGATGTTGGTGGTGACTGTTGTCTCTCTGTATCTGGATTTTTCCtttaaactctctctctctctctctctctctcccccccccccccccccccaacaaaTTCAGTAGAATAAATTTTGACATGTTGCAAcccaaatgataaaaaaacgaaaagaaaaaagaaaaaagaaagactgAACTACTGAACCAATATTtcttttgtagattttttttggttttttcgtTAATTTAAATTCgcttttttaaactaattttttgtgatatatactaataaaaattgaatacaTCTTCACAATTAATTTTGGAATTATTTGAAGGtggaagttttattttttattttctaaacaataaaaactcaataaattatgaaaacatAAGCTGGAATTATCTCATTTTTCGTCTTTATAGAGGCCGTgtgaatttatatagataattttagtgtaatatttaaaatttttgcatGTATGGTGcttaaaattaacttattttaagCTTAGTTTGATGTTACATGTTTgatcattaaatatattaaaaactataCTAAAACTAAGTagataaatttatatgatttttttaggattcctaacaaaattcaagattattttaaattatttttctatttttctttgcaattttataattctttaatgtttaagaaattatcaaaaaatgattttttaaggaGTTTTTGGTCAATAATACATAgcggttaaataaaaaatatttatccaaaatagaataatttaagaataaaattaacaaaattataatatatatatatatatatatatatatatatatatatatatatatatatatatatatatatatatatatatataaacacacgcCTTAATAGTTtagaagcaaaaacaaaatgccATAAAACCCATTATTCGGGCAAGAACTAATTAATGTTACACTTCTTTACTCGGGCATAGTTTATGAAGGTGATTGATTTTTTGAAGTAGTCATAAATGCAGTCATGCAAAATGCTCTCGTACTATAATAAAACAAAGGAGAGAATTAAccagagaaaaatgaaaaaaaaattaccatgaaCTCTAATCTTGTATTGATGTTGtgtattctatttatttttttaaaaaaaattagggcttAGCGTACAATAACTAAATATATTATACGAGATATCATCAACCCAACAAGatcataatataaaatgaaatataacTCAATAGATGGGTCATCCAAAGTGAGGCATTATCTACTAACTGggtttttttatcagattaaAATTGATTAACCAGTAAGTTGCTTACATTGGCTTATCTGAACGTGTGCTGGAATTAACGTGTGAAGTATATATTTTTGGTgagaatgtaattttttttcattatattcattatatttattgaatttttaaattaaattgcgTGATTTCTAGCATGATGTATATATGTATGCTAAGATTAAAGCCGAGCCAAATGACATTGAGGTATGAAAGAATTTTAGATCTTCCAACTTTGTTAAGagtaattaaaagatatatctAGAGTTCTTGATGTCAGAGAGGTTTAGGAGGTGGTCACGTAAGGGTGTTCACAGTCTAGTTTGGTCtaattttaactcaaaaattCAACCGAACcggaaaataatatttcttattaatataacCCAGATCGAACCGAGAACCGGTTTAAACTGAACTGGTTTTGTTCGGTTCGGGTCggttttttagtataaaaacctagaaaaacctagaaaaaccaGAAACCAATGAAGATTTGTGAAGGCCTTCGTGAGTGCTGGAATGAGattaatcaaagaaaatttCGACATCAAATATCAATCACTAAGCTATTAATCACAACAACCActcaaaaattcaagaaaagcaaCCAACAGGCATAAAGGAACCTTCAAGGTATAAAAACAGTCAGAAAACCAACCATCAACTTGAATTTAGTATTGGTTTTCGCTTTTTGGACTTAATTGTCTGGCACAAACCATTGTTCACTTGCTTCCTAGATCCTCCTCTTTGTTTTATTCTTATCATACAACCTGAACTTTCCGCATGAGCCAAGGGGCTGGGAAGGGGGAACgaggaaggggaaggggaagggggtGGGGCGGTtgggaaagggaaagggaaagggaaggaTGGAAAGAGGGAAAGTGATTTAGGGTTAGTAATGGTtccttttatatctttttttaagttaattagatttaattaaactgGTTTGGTTTGGTCCGATTCAATCGGTTTAAGCTTTTTTAAACCAGAACCGAACCGGACcgagtgatttttttattttttaatcggtttatttagttttttctatcgGTTTGGTTCTTTCAgttgattttttcttggttttttcaatttaatcggTTGGTCGATTTTTTTAAACACTCTTAGGTCACGGAGTGAGTCCTTGAATTGAAACAATGTGACTCATGGTTCCATTAGCAAGCATATTAGCATAGCCGAGGTGTTTGTtgtaagtaaattttaaaactttttgaatatttttttgaacaaatgttttttttatcaatatcttttacttgtttttttttaaatgtgggaAACATATAACGCTCGCCAGCATGCATGCTAAACACGAAGAAGACCCTTCAACATGTTTGGAATATAATCCGGAGTTATGGTTGAAAGCAGGAGCAACCGCTGAAcccaataaaaattaagtttacgGTATCTTTATGACTACGACCTGAAATATGAGGACGAGTTATGGTGTCTTAACCATAAGCACTCATAAACCTGCACAAGTCAACCATTAGCAGTTGTTCATGAGTTGGTTCAAGAATAAATTGCTACTATGATGGCCGATCTGAGGGTTGAACTTGAGATGCAATACAAAGAAAGAAGTAGGAAGCAATATGAGTACATGATGGCATATTCTCAACTCATTATCCCTCTCTTACCTCAGgagaatttttctctttttccacCTCCGCCTGTAGCTTCAACTTCTTTCtaatatataaagatatttgtaattgattttacatttaaattaatgatataaaatttgttcttcaatttaatttagttgtttAATGTCAAATTATGATCTAAATaagaatgtattaaaaaaattactgaaatactgaaggaatcaccaatagatataaaaattatgtCAGTCATTTGAACCCATTTTCCTTAGATAAGTATAGCGAGTTATGAACTATTTTAATATAGATCAAATGATTTACTGACAAAATTTTAATGTCAGTGATTCTCTCGATGAAACCATCAATAATATATGATCCATATTAATGAGTATTTCATCATTGAATCATTGTTAATATTTATTGATGGATTGACTGCAGAAAAATGGttg from the Populus nigra chromosome 1, ddPopNigr1.1, whole genome shotgun sequence genome contains:
- the LOC133686512 gene encoding copper chaperone for superoxide dismutase, chloroplastic/cytosolic-like, with the protein product MAFLRSVTNTTKVAIPASALPDASALSSISTSSPYPKPRNLSFLSPSSSLLSSTASGLVKNLTQPPSALNMETPASNHMSMSQDNVTLPELFTEFMVDMKCEGCVNSVKNKLQSVNGVKNVEVDLANQVVRILGSSPVNTMTEALEQTGRNARLIGQGIPEDFLVSAAVAEFKGPDIFGVVRFAQVNMDLARIEANFTGLSLGKHGWSINEFGDLTEGAASTGKVFNPTNQGTELEPLGDLGTLYVDEKGDAFFSGTIQKLRIADLIGRSLVVYGTEDKSDKGLTAAVIARSAGVGENYKKICTCDGTTIWESSNNDFVAGKV